One Setaria italica strain Yugu1 chromosome I, Setaria_italica_v2.0, whole genome shotgun sequence DNA window includes the following coding sequences:
- the LOC101773823 gene encoding high-affinity nitrate transporter-activating protein 2.1 has product MARQGGVVSFSLLLVLLLGAYLPAPAAAGVHLSTLPKALDVTASPKPGQVLHAGVDTVTVTWSLNTTEPAGADAAFKNVKVNLCYAPVSQKDRGWRKSEDDLSKDKACQFKLTQQAYAAGARRSFDYAVAKDIPSGTYYVRAYALDASGTQVAYGQTGPEAAFVVAGITGIHASIKVAAGVFSAFSVVALAFFFVIENRKKNK; this is encoded by the exons ATGGCTCGGCAAGGTGGCGTCGTGTCGTtctcgctgctgctggtgctgcttcTCGGCGCCTAcctgccggcgccggccgccgcgggggtGCACCTCTCCACGCTGCCCAAGGCGCTCGACGTCACCGCCTCCCCCAAGCCCGGCCAAG TCCTGCACGCCGGCGTGGACACGGTGACGGTGACCTGGTCCCTGAACACCACCgaacccgccggcgccgacgccgcgtTCAAGAACGTGAAGGTGAACCTGTGCTACGCGCCGGTGAGCCAGAAGGACCGCGGGTGGCGCAAGTCCGAAGACGACCTGAGCAAGGACAAGGCGTGCCAGTTCAAGCTCACCCAGCAGGCctacgccgccggcgcccggcgcagCTTCGACTACGCCGTCGCCAAAGACATCCCCTCGGGCACCTACTACGTGCGCGCGTACGCGCTCGACGCGTCCGGCACGCAGGTGGCCTACGGCCAGACGGGCCCCGAAGCCGCCTTCGTCGTCGCCGGCATCACGGGCATCCACGCCTCCATcaaggtcgccgccggcgtgttCTCCGCCTTCTCCGTCGTCGCGctcgccttcttcttcgtcaTCGAGAACCGCAAGAAGAACAAGTAG